From Vanacampus margaritifer isolate UIUO_Vmar chromosome 8, RoL_Vmar_1.0, whole genome shotgun sequence, a single genomic window includes:
- the drd5a gene encoding D(1B) dopamine receptor, whose product MENPAKYLSSVQGTDPVPVPLREVMRNGTESEVTGDGESDGVVLRAVTGCLLFLLILWTLLGNILVCSAVLRSRHLRTKVTNIFIVSLALSDLFVAVLVMPWKAVAEVAGYWPFGTFCNVWVAFDIMCSTASILNLCIISVDRYWAISSPFRYERKMTQRVAFVMISITWTLSVLISFIPVQLNWHKASGDNAAGTSNASVQGRQMEENCDSSLSREYAISSSLISFYIPVAIMIVTYTRIYRIAQIQIRRIASLERAAEHAQSCRTNRLECQHHNTLKTSIKRETKVFKTLSVIMGVFVCCWLPFFVLNCIVPFCDKPPTDQDAGLPCVSETTFDVFVWFGWTNSSLNPIIYAFNAEFRKAFASLLGCHYFCSNTPVETVNISNELVSYNQDTMIHKEIANAYVNMIPNVVECEDTFDRISQLTVNNDNATDSVCDPEDCDAVISLDRMSPFTPNGLH is encoded by the coding sequence ATGGAGAACCCGGCCAAGTATCTTTCGTCGGTGCAGGGGACCGACCCCGTGCCGGTGCCGCTCAGGGAGGTCATGCGGAACGGCACCGAGTCGGAGGTGACGGGCGACGGCGAGAGTGATGGAGTGGTTTTGCGCGCCGTGACCGGGTGTTTGCTTTTCCTCCTCATCCTGTGGACCCTGCTGGGGAACATCTTGGTGTGCTCCGCGGTGCTGCGTTCACGGCACCTACGGACAAAAGTGACCAACATCTTTATAGTGTCCCTGGCTCTGTCGGATCTGTTCGTGGCCGTGCTGGTGATGCCATGGAAGGCTGTGGCGGAGGTGGCGGGATATTGGCCATTTGGCACTTTCTGTAACGTCTGGGTGGCTTTTGACATTATGTGCTCCACCGCCTCCATCCTCAACCTTTGCATCATCAGTGTGGACAGATACTGGGCCATCTCCAGTCCCTTTCGCTACGAGAGGAAAATGACTCAGAGAGTTGCGTTTGTCATGATCAGCATCACTTGGACGTTATCGGTGCTCATTTCATTCATACCGGTCCAGCTCAACTGGCACAAAGCCAGCGGGGACAACGCGGCCGGGACAAGCAACGCCTCTGTGCAGGGTCGCCAGATGGAAGAGAATTGTGACTCCAGCCTGAGCCGAGAATATGCCATCTCCTCATCTTTGATTAGTTTTTACATCCCTGTGGCAATTATGATAGTGACTTACACGCGAATATACCGGATTGCCCAAATTCAAATTAGGAGAATAGCTTCTCTTGAGAGAGCTGCGGAACACGCACAAAGTTGCAGGACAAACAGACTCGAGTGCCAACACCACAACACTTTGAAGACCTCCATCAAGCGGGAAACCAAAGTGTTCAAAACCCTCTCTGTGATTAtgggtgtttttgtgtgttgctGGTTGCCCTTCTTTGTCCTCAACTGCATAGTTCCCTTCTGTGATAAGCCGCCCACAGACCAGGACGCGGGCTTGCCTTGCGTCAGCGAGACCACCTTCGACGTGTTTGTGTGGTTCGGCTGGACCAACTCGTCTTTGAACCCTATCATTTACGCATTCAACGCCGAGTTCAGGAAAGCCTTCGCCAGCTTGTTGGGCTGTCACTACTTCTGTTCCAACACACCCGTGGAAACCGTCAACATCAGCAACGAGCTGGTGTCCTACAACCAAGACACCATGATCCACAAGGAGATCGCCAACGCCTACGTCAACATGATCCCCAATGTAGTGGAATGCGAGGACACTTTTGACAGGATTTCACAGCTTACTGTCAATAATGACAACGCCACCGACTCCGTGTGTGACCCGGAGGACTGCGATGCTGTTATCAGTCTCGACAGGATGTCGCCATTCACACCCAATGGATTACATTAA